A single window of Nocardioides kongjuensis DNA harbors:
- the rplS gene encoding 50S ribosomal protein L19, protein MSNPTPAVVTDLGNAAKRSDVPAFRAGDTVKVHVKVIEGSRSRVQVFQGVVIRMHGSGIGRTFTVRKVSFGVGVERTFPLHSPIFESIEVVTRGDVRRAKLYYLRNLTGKKAKIKERREV, encoded by the coding sequence ATGAGCAACCCCACCCCCGCCGTGGTCACCGACCTCGGCAACGCCGCCAAGCGTTCCGACGTCCCGGCCTTCCGCGCCGGTGACACCGTCAAGGTCCACGTCAAGGTCATCGAGGGCAGCCGCTCGCGTGTCCAGGTGTTCCAGGGCGTCGTGATCCGCATGCACGGCTCCGGCATCGGCCGTACCTTCACCGTCCGCAAGGTCTCCTTCGGCGTCGGTGTCGAGCGGACCTTCCCGCTCCACTCGCCGATCTTCGAGTCCATCGAGGTCGTCACCCGCGGTGACGTGCGTCGCGCGAAGCTCTACTACCTGCGCAACCTCACCGGCAAGAAGGCCAAGATCAAGGAGCGCCGCGAGGTCTGA
- the lepB gene encoding signal peptidase I — protein sequence MTTDDPAAEPAAQVPDPTATDEAGSRSSSQRKHLPVWQESILLLAVALGLAIVIKALFVQAFYIPSESMEPGLVKNDRILVQKVSYWFGRTPQRGDVVVFQDPGEWLGPTDSQGPTGVANLLSKVGLYPTGGHLVKRVIGTEGDVVECCDAQGRIKVNGKPIDESEYLAKDPGQCNAEIDDFISERESGLSQPCDWIIGPIPKGKLLVLGDNRGHSADSRAHLCSPGEDPCTQSPWVDTDLVVGKVFTLIWPRDRWRWISRPEVFDSVPDSPPAGLLKKAEKADTVPGN from the coding sequence GTGACGACCGACGACCCCGCCGCGGAGCCCGCCGCCCAGGTCCCCGACCCGACGGCGACCGACGAGGCAGGGTCCCGGTCCTCCTCCCAGCGCAAGCACCTGCCGGTGTGGCAGGAGAGCATCCTGCTGCTCGCGGTGGCGCTGGGCCTGGCGATCGTGATCAAGGCGCTGTTCGTCCAGGCCTTCTACATCCCGTCGGAGTCGATGGAGCCGGGCCTGGTCAAGAACGACCGGATCCTGGTCCAGAAGGTCTCCTACTGGTTCGGGCGTACGCCGCAGCGCGGCGACGTCGTCGTCTTCCAGGACCCGGGCGAGTGGCTCGGACCCACGGACAGCCAGGGGCCGACCGGTGTCGCGAACCTGCTGTCCAAGGTCGGCCTCTACCCGACCGGCGGCCACCTCGTGAAGCGCGTCATCGGCACCGAGGGCGACGTCGTCGAGTGCTGTGACGCCCAGGGCCGGATCAAGGTCAACGGCAAGCCGATCGACGAGTCCGAGTACCTCGCGAAGGACCCCGGGCAGTGCAACGCCGAGATCGACGACTTCATCAGCGAGCGCGAGAGCGGCCTGTCCCAGCCCTGTGACTGGATCATCGGGCCGATCCCGAAGGGCAAGCTGCTGGTCCTCGGTGACAACCGCGGCCACTCCGCCGACTCCCGGGCACACCTGTGCAGCCCCGGCGAGGATCCCTGCACGCAGAGCCCCTGGGTCGACACCGACCTCGTGGTCGGCAAGGTGTTCACCCTGATCTGGCCGCGGGACCGCTGGCGCTGGATCAGCCGCCCGGAGGTCTTCGACAGCGTTCCCGACAGCCCACCGGCCGGCCTGCTGAAGAAGGCGGAGAAGGCCGACACCGTCCCGGGCAACTGA
- a CDS encoding ribonuclease HII yields MSTLPRGATVRRDAGIYGYERALRRHGFEPVAGVDEAGRGACAGPLVAGAAILPAGKAGVVPGLADSKLLTAAARERCYDQVVRRALAWSVVVIPHDECDRLGMHVANVQALRQAVAKLDLPASYVLTDGFPVDGLGVPGLAVWKGDRVAACVAAASVLAKVTRDRIMLDLDEQWPAYDFKTHKGYITATHTAALEEHGPSPIHRMRFVNVRRAAGLEPLPGDP; encoded by the coding sequence ATGTCCACGCTGCCCAGGGGAGCGACGGTACGCCGCGACGCCGGCATCTACGGCTACGAGCGCGCCCTGCGCCGACACGGCTTCGAGCCGGTCGCCGGAGTCGACGAGGCCGGCCGTGGGGCCTGCGCCGGCCCGCTCGTGGCCGGGGCCGCGATCCTGCCCGCCGGCAAGGCCGGCGTCGTGCCCGGCCTCGCCGACTCCAAGCTGTTGACCGCGGCCGCCCGCGAGCGCTGCTACGACCAGGTCGTGCGCCGCGCTCTCGCCTGGTCGGTCGTGGTGATCCCGCACGACGAGTGCGACCGCCTCGGCATGCACGTCGCGAACGTGCAGGCGCTGCGCCAGGCCGTGGCGAAGCTGGACCTGCCGGCGTCCTACGTGCTCACCGACGGGTTCCCCGTCGACGGCCTCGGTGTTCCCGGCCTCGCGGTGTGGAAGGGCGACCGGGTGGCCGCGTGCGTCGCCGCCGCGTCGGTGCTCGCGAAGGTCACCCGCGACCGGATCATGCTCGACCTCGACGAGCAGTGGCCGGCGTACGACTTCAAGACGCACAAGGGCTACATCACCGCGACCCACACCGCGGCCCTCGAGGAGCACGGCCCGTCGCCGATCCACCGGATGCGGTTCGTCAACGTGCGACGCGCGGCGGGACTCGAGCCGCTGCCGGGTGATCCGTAG
- a CDS encoding DUF2469 domain-containing protein, whose translation MSAEELEKYETEQELNLYREYRDVVGIFKYVVETDRRFYLCNSVDVKARSEGGDVFFEVTIADAWVWDMYRPARFAKNVKVLTFKDVNVEELATSDLELPKP comes from the coding sequence GTGAGTGCCGAGGAGCTCGAGAAGTACGAGACCGAGCAGGAGCTGAACCTCTACCGGGAGTACCGCGACGTCGTCGGCATCTTCAAGTACGTCGTCGAGACGGACCGCCGGTTCTACCTGTGCAACTCGGTCGACGTGAAGGCCCGCTCCGAGGGCGGCGACGTGTTCTTCGAGGTCACCATCGCCGACGCCTGGGTCTGGGACATGTACCGTCCCGCGCGCTTCGCCAAGAACGTGAAGGTGCTGACGTTCAAGGACGTCAACGTCGAGGAGCTGGCGACCTCCGACCTGGAGCTGCCGAAGCCGTGA
- a CDS encoding TadE/TadG family type IV pilus assembly protein: MTRPCRRDASDERGVVAVLTALIAVVLLMTASLVIDLGLARDVRGQAQNAADASALAAGNVLYDAHGDAQLAVAIAAAQDYAAKNFDVPAAAWGGCKDPGHLTYAPASQCISFDDPDRPSRVRVRVPQRTVKTALAGLMGVSEMKIGAIATSTLDPGVVFKCSLCVLGEGTHTLGNGDATVTASSVHFNGSVSTGPNGIVEAIGDGNEITVENTATGNYDPPAEHVATKMGDPLGAMVLPTPAGTARTNPCTDGPGVYGSRSFGNNETCVLSPGLYVLTGTWDMGNNTVFRGTGVTLYVVCGTPTAPRFCATTGEAGGQFDASNGNELSLTAGALGFSDLAIVYDRHNTSPVHVQGNGQTNIYGSIYALSSTLYANGNSGNGVTSGSIVVNDLYMNGQLSHLKVTNGLDREWRRPPSGLHLSG, translated from the coding sequence ATGACCCGCCCGTGCCGCCGCGACGCGAGCGACGAGCGCGGCGTCGTCGCCGTCCTGACCGCCCTGATCGCCGTCGTGCTGCTGATGACCGCCTCCCTCGTCATCGACCTCGGCCTGGCGCGCGACGTCCGTGGCCAGGCGCAGAACGCGGCGGACGCATCGGCGCTCGCTGCCGGCAACGTGCTCTACGACGCGCACGGCGACGCCCAGCTCGCGGTGGCGATCGCGGCAGCGCAGGACTACGCCGCGAAGAACTTCGACGTCCCCGCTGCGGCGTGGGGCGGCTGCAAGGACCCCGGGCACCTGACGTACGCGCCGGCCTCGCAGTGCATCTCCTTCGACGACCCGGACCGGCCGAGCAGGGTGCGGGTGCGGGTGCCGCAGCGCACCGTGAAGACGGCGCTCGCCGGCCTGATGGGGGTCAGCGAGATGAAGATCGGCGCGATCGCGACGTCGACCCTCGACCCGGGTGTGGTGTTCAAGTGCTCGCTGTGCGTGCTGGGCGAGGGGACCCACACTCTCGGCAACGGCGACGCGACCGTCACGGCGAGCAGCGTGCACTTCAACGGCAGCGTCTCGACCGGGCCGAACGGCATCGTCGAGGCGATCGGCGACGGCAACGAGATCACCGTCGAGAACACGGCCACCGGCAACTACGACCCGCCCGCCGAGCACGTCGCCACCAAGATGGGCGACCCGCTCGGCGCCATGGTCCTCCCGACTCCGGCAGGGACCGCCCGGACCAATCCGTGCACCGACGGCCCGGGCGTCTACGGGTCCAGGTCCTTCGGCAACAACGAGACCTGCGTGCTCTCCCCCGGCCTGTACGTCCTGACCGGCACGTGGGACATGGGCAACAACACGGTCTTCCGCGGCACGGGCGTGACGTTGTACGTCGTGTGCGGCACTCCGACCGCACCGCGGTTCTGCGCCACGACCGGCGAGGCCGGCGGCCAGTTCGACGCCAGCAACGGCAACGAGCTGAGCCTGACGGCAGGAGCCCTCGGCTTCAGCGACCTCGCGATCGTCTACGACCGGCACAACACCAGCCCCGTCCACGTCCAGGGCAACGGCCAGACCAACATCTACGGCAGCATCTACGCGCTGAGCTCGACGCTCTACGCGAACGGCAACTCGGGCAACGGCGTGACCAGCGGCTCGATCGTGGTCAACGACCTCTACATGAACGGCCAGCTCTCGCACCTCAAGGTCACCAACGGCCTGGACCGCGAGTGGCGCCGCCCGCCGTCGGGCCTCCACCTCAGCGGCTGA
- a CDS encoding TadE family protein has product MALERRARRACAIDAARGAAAVEFALVGGLLVLIVFGILQYGLYFDDSLNANQGVRETARMSVVGKTSSGCSTTLGWPGISCTVEKMVDRAPADTYVKISAPDGWARGNVLQVCVLVRSRGDFGMLPMPNGGYVRASLRMSIEEDTTKPTGTGTAEAVPTGQSWGWCT; this is encoded by the coding sequence ATGGCTCTGGAACGACGTGCGCGTCGCGCCTGCGCGATCGACGCTGCGCGCGGTGCGGCGGCGGTCGAGTTCGCCCTCGTCGGCGGCCTGCTCGTGCTGATCGTCTTCGGGATCCTCCAGTACGGCCTGTACTTCGACGACTCCCTCAACGCCAACCAGGGCGTCCGGGAGACGGCTCGCATGTCGGTGGTCGGCAAGACCTCGTCCGGCTGCAGCACGACGCTCGGCTGGCCCGGCATCTCGTGCACCGTCGAGAAGATGGTCGACCGGGCACCGGCGGACACCTACGTGAAGATCTCCGCGCCCGACGGCTGGGCCCGGGGAAACGTGCTCCAGGTCTGCGTCCTGGTCCGGTCGCGCGGTGACTTCGGAATGCTGCCGATGCCCAACGGCGGCTACGTCCGCGCCAGCCTCCGGATGTCGATCGAGGAGGACACCACGAAGCCGACGGGGACCGGGACCGCCGAGGCCGTGCCGACCGGGCAGAGCTGGGGATGGTGCACATGA
- a CDS encoding TadE/TadG family type IV pilus assembly protein translates to MRGTGVLLRRRRTSDRGAAAVEFALILFPLMLIVFGIINYGDMLSVRQSVSQAASEGARAAAVEIDAAQRSSAAASARDAALKAQGQTCNAHCQVVVDDCADATGLARGALPSGTSNSAADPVDCVWVKVEIDYTGLIPGFGLVLPDKLRYTAVARVS, encoded by the coding sequence GTGCGAGGAACGGGTGTGCTGCTGCGCCGTCGAAGGACGAGCGACAGGGGTGCAGCCGCGGTCGAGTTCGCGCTGATCCTCTTCCCGCTCATGCTCATCGTGTTCGGCATCATCAACTACGGCGACATGCTCAGCGTGCGTCAGTCCGTCAGCCAGGCCGCGTCCGAGGGAGCGCGCGCGGCGGCGGTCGAGATCGACGCCGCCCAGCGCAGCAGCGCGGCTGCATCGGCCCGGGACGCCGCGCTCAAGGCGCAGGGCCAGACCTGCAACGCCCACTGCCAGGTCGTCGTCGACGACTGCGCCGACGCGACGGGGCTGGCGCGGGGTGCGCTGCCCTCCGGCACGAGCAACTCCGCCGCCGACCCCGTCGACTGCGTGTGGGTCAAGGTCGAGATCGACTACACCGGACTGATCCCCGGCTTCGGCCTGGTGCTGCCTGACAAGCTGCGGTACACCGCCGTGGCTCGGGTGAGCTGA